CGCCGGTTCGTCGCTGTACGGCTCCTCGAGAAAGCCCGCCTCCGAGAGCGCCGCCTGGAGGCGCTCGCCCGCGAGCGATCCTGTGAACGGAACGCCCGTCGAGGCCCCTCCGTGGACGTTCGGGTGGTCGCCGATCACGTGGAAGTCGGCGTTCGCGTCGCCGTAGCCGGGGACCGCACTCTCGGCGCCGTGGGGACAGGGCGGGCGCATGCCGAACGGGTTGCTCGTCCGATCCGTGACGTTCTCCACGCCCCTTTCCAGCTAGCGGGGGAGCAAAAGTCGATCGTTACTCCCCCACGGCGACCACGCCCTTCATCGCCTGTGCCTGGTGTGGCGTACAGAGGTAGCGGTAGACGCCCGGGTCGGAGAACGTGTAGGTGAAGGTGTGCCCGGCGTCGGCGGTCTGCTCGCTCTCGAACGCCCCGTCGACCTCCACCACGTTGTGGCCGCCGCCCTGTCCGGTCCACTCCCAGACGACATCGGTGCCGGGGTCGACCAGGACCGCCGGCGGGGTGAAGCGCAGCCCGTCGTTGCCGGTCCCGACCTCGACGGTCACCTCCCCTTCCCCCCGCAGATCGGCGGTCCCCTCGTAGTTCGGCACGTCGTCGAGCCAGCCGTCGTAGGTCGGTACCTCGTCGTCCGGGACCGATTCGGCCTCGTCGAGTCCCGACGCGCTTCCGTTGCCGCCGCCGAGACAGCCGGCGAGCGAGCCACCGAGGACCACTCCACCGATCGCTCTCAACACCGTCCGACGTCCTCCGAGGGTAGGATCTCCTCTCATGGCTCCGGGGGACCTCTCGCTCACCGTTCGTATCGAGCGGCCAAAAACCACGTGAAACCGATCGGCAGCCGAGGATCAGTCCTCGGTCTCGTCGTCCGCGTCGTCGCCGACGTCGGCGTCGTCCTCGCCGTTCCCCTCGGTGTCGTCTTCGGTCTCCGCACCGTCCTCCTCGTCGTCGACCGCTTCGGTCTCGTCGTCCTCGACGTCCGCGTCTTCGTCGTCGTCAGCGTCCGCATCGCCGTCGACGGCGACCGCACCCTTCTTGCCCTGTGCCTCGTGGGGCTCACAGACGTAGAGGGTGACGCCGCCTTCTTCCTCGAACGTGTGCTCGTAGGTGAACCCCTCCTCGTCGGTCAGCTCGCTCTCTAGTTCCTCGCCCTCCTCGCTCACCACGTTGTGCTCGCCGCCCTCACCGGTCCACTCCCAGACGA
This region of Halalkalicoccus sp. CGA53 genomic DNA includes:
- a CDS encoding halocyanin domain-containing protein translates to MLRSTGAAVFGMTALAGCADDPEEGEEPADDGDDDMVEDDDGLDEEDDTEETDDAGDETDAEFVDDDEEPDYGEFMDDVPNYEGTYDFRGEESVEVTVGAGDDGLLFEPAAITVDPGTEVVWEWTGEGGEHNVVSEEGEELESELTDEEGFTYEHTFEEEGGVTLYVCEPHEAQGKKGAVAVDGDADADDDEDADVEDDETEAVDDEEDGAETEDDTEGNGEDDADVGDDADDETED
- a CDS encoding halocyanin domain-containing protein, translating into MLRAIGGVVLGGSLAGCLGGGNGSASGLDEAESVPDDEVPTYDGWLDDVPNYEGTADLRGEGEVTVEVGTGNDGLRFTPPAVLVDPGTDVVWEWTGQGGGHNVVEVDGAFESEQTADAGHTFTYTFSDPGVYRYLCTPHQAQAMKGVVAVGE